A section of the Humulus lupulus chromosome 2, drHumLupu1.1, whole genome shotgun sequence genome encodes:
- the LOC133819162 gene encoding TATA-binding protein-associated factor BTAF1-like isoform X3 produces MLWFTNDMVLNLIGLKSGRYLAELLGERQKLVPFIQILPHCNRLISQVWEVRHGSVMALREILTHQGASAGVFMPDLSFDGAQFFQLEDEFVSHRMKREREIDLNMQGPTDEFEPNMKMPKFTDVSSPWVDTMTIANIDCNSDINIKVEDGSMCDLLAEPITELSNLSSVKVESDSHLDTTLYSTKEDTTLYSNKEVTETAIFEDSSSIKETDVMKNISENSELMNWIKLARHSWLKNCQFLQECAIRFLCVLSLDRFGDYVSDQVVAPVRETCAQALGVVFKYMHPTSLHETLTILLEMQFRPKWEILQGSLLGIKYLVAVRKEILHELLGRVLPACKAGLEDPDDDVRAVAADALIPTAAAIVSLQGQTLNSIVMLLWDILLDLDDLSPSTSSVMNLLAEIYSQDEIIPKMLGSSKDSQEFDLYEVGFIDDSIGGMSMQENPFMLATLAPRLWPFMRHSIASVRYSAIRTLERLLEAGYKRNISDSCSSSFWPSFILGDTLRIVFQNLLLDSNDEILQCSERVWRLLVQSPKEDLEIAARSYMSSWIELASTPYGSVLDATKMFWPVALPRKSHFRAAAKMRAVNLENESHRNIPLESTNGAIPHERIGDDSINPVKIIVGTDVEMSVTRTRVVTATALGIFASMLEEGSTQYVVDPLSSALTSMAGVQRQVASMILISWFKEIKSGGSNENQGTTSSFPNHLRNWLLDLLACSDPTFPTKNSLLPYLELSRTYSKMRGEASQLLHTMESLGMFDNSLSITKPECETLSVDDAISFASKVPALCNDNVGNESVGHLEDMESARQRLLTTSGYLKCVQINLHVSVSALVAAAVVWMLELPAQLNPIILPLMASIRREQEERLQEKAAEALAELIYYCISRKPSPNDKLIKNVCSLTCMDPCETPQAAVIGSMEIIDDQDLLSFGTATNKQKTKGQMIAGGEDRSKVEGFIGRRGSELALKHLCDYFHTKRLLS; encoded by the exons ATGCTCTGGTTTACTAATGATATGGTACTTAATTTGATTGGTTTGAAAAGTGGCAGATATTTGGCTGAATTACTGGGAGAAAGGCAGAAGTTGGTGCCATTCATTCAAATTTTGCCTCACTGTaacagacttattagtcaag TCTGGGAAGTTCGGCATGGTAGTGTGATGGCTTTGAGGGAAATTTTAACCCATCAAGGAGCTTCTGCTGGAGTATTTATGCCTGACTTGAGCTTCGATGGTGCACAATTTTTTCAATTAGAAGATGAATTTGTATCACATAgaatgaagagagagagagagattgattTGAATATGCAAGGACCAACAGATGAGTTTGAACCAAACATGAAAATGCCGAAGTTTACTGATGTGTCATCTCCATGGGTGGATACAATGACTATTGCCAACATAGATTGTAACTCTGACATCAATATAAAGGTTGAAGATGGTAGTATGTGTGATTTGCTTGCTGAGCCAATTACTGAGTTGTCCAACCTTAGCTCTGTTAAGGTGGAGTCAGATTCTCACCTTGACACTACATTGTATTCAACTAAAGAAGATACTACATTGTATTCAAATAAGGAAGTAACTGAGACAGCCATATTCGAGGACTCCTCCAGCATTAAGGAAACAGATGTGATGAAAAATATATCTGAAAATTCTGAGCTGATGAACTGGATTAAATTGGCTAGGCATTCTTGGCTTAAGAACTGCCAATTTCTTCAAGAATGTGCAATCCGCTTCCTGTGTGTTTTGTCATTAGACCG TTTTGGAGATTATGTATCTGATCAGGTTGTTGCACCAGTGCGGGAAACCTGTGCTCAGGCATTAGGTGTAGTTTTCAAGTACATGCATCCCACTTCACTACATGAAACATTGACTATCTTGCTAGAGATGCAG TTTAGACCAAAATGGGAGATTCTCCAGGGAAGTCTGTTGGGTATCAAATACTTGGTGGCTGTAAGGAAG GAGATTCTTCATGAATTGCTTGGACGTGTTCTCCCCGCATGTAAAGCTGGGCTGGAGGACCCTGATGATGATGTTCGAGCTGTTGCAGCTGATGCTTTGATACCAACAGCAGCTGCAATTGTTAGTCTACAGGGTCAGACATTGAATTCCATAGTGATGTTACTATGGGATATATTACTTGATTTGGATGATTTGAGTCCATCTACCAGCAG TGTGATGAATTTGTTAGCGGAAATTTATTCCCAGGATGAAATAATTCCAAAAATGTTGGGAAGTTCTAAAGACAGCCAAGAATTTGATCTATATGAGGTAGGCTTCATTGATGATAGTATTGGAGGAATGAGTATGCAGGAGAATCCTTTTATGTTAGCAACATTGGCTCCGCGTTTATGGCCATTTATGAGACATAGTATAGCATCAGTCCGTTATTCAGCTATTCGCACTTTG GAGCGACTGCTTGAAGCTGGATATAAAAGAAACATTTCTGACTCTTGTAGTTCTTCATTTTGGCCATCATTTATACTTGGTGATACCCTTAGAATTGTCTTCCAGAATTTACTGTTGGATTCAAATGACGAAATTTTGCAATGTTCTGAGAGAGTTTGGAGACTCCTTGTTCAG TCTCCAAAGGAGGACCTGGAAATTGCTGCAAGGTCATACATGTCTTCTTGGATTGAGCTTGCAAGTACTCCATATGGTTCAGTGTTAGATGCTACAAAAATGTTTTGGCCAGTTGCCCTTCCACGGAAAAGTCATTTTAGAGCAGCAGCTAAAATGAGAGCTGTAAATCTTGAAAACGAATCTCATAGAAACATCCCCTTAGAATCTACAAATGGAGCTATTCCACACGAGAGAATAGGAGATGATTCCATTAATCCTGTTAAGATAATTGTTGGCACTGATGTGGAAATGTCAGTCACTCGTACCCGAGTGGTCACAGCAACAGCATTGGGCATTTTTGCATCTATGTTGGAAGAAGGGTCCACACAATACGTTGTTGATCCATTATCGAGTGCACTGACCTCTATGGCTGGCGTCCAGCGGCAG GTGGCATCTATGATTCTTATTTCTTGGTTCAAAGAGATAAAAAGCGGGGGCTCAAATGAAAATCAAGGAACTACGTCAAGTTTTCCCAATCATCTTAGAAATTGGTTGTTGGACTTGTTGGCATGCTCTGACCCTACATTCCCTACTAAAAATTCGCTTCTACCTTATTTAGAGCTTTCAAGAACCTATTCTAAGATGCGTGGTGAGGCTAGTCAGTTATTACATACTATGGAATCATTGGGTATGTTCGATAACTCGTTATCAATTACAAAGCCTGAATGTGAAACTTTGAGTGTGGATGATGCAATAAGTTTTGCATCCAAAGTTCCAGCCTTGTGTAATGATAATGTTGGGAATGAATCTGTTGGACATCTTGAGGATATGGAGTCAGCAAGACAACGACTTCTTACAACTTCAGGGTATTTGAAATGTGTGCAG ATTAATCTCCACGTTTCAGTCTCTGCCCTTGTTGCTGCAGCAGTTGTTTGGATGTTGGAGCTTCCCGCACAACTTAATCCAATTATCTTGCCTCTAATGGCTTCAATCAGAAGAGAACAG GAGGAGAGATTGCAAGAGAAGGCTGCTGAAGCACTTGCAGAActtatttattattgtatttcGCGTAAGCCTAGCCcaaatgataaattaattaagaaTGTATGTAGTTTAACATGTATGGATCCATGCGAGACACCTCAGGCTGCAGTTATTGGCTCCATGGAAATTATTGATGATCAAGATCTTCTTTCCTTTGGGACTGCCACTAACAAGCAAAAAACAAAGGGTCAGATGATAGCTGGTGGTGAAGACCGGTCGAAGGTCGAGGGCTTCATTGGCAGACGAGGGTCTGAACTTGCATTGAAGCATCTCTGTGACTACTTTCACACCAAGAGACTACTTTCATAA
- the LOC133819162 gene encoding TATA-binding protein-associated factor BTAF1-like isoform X4, translated as MALREILTHQGASAGVFMPDLSFDGAQFFQLEDEFVSHRMKREREIDLNMQGPTDEFEPNMKMPKFTDVSSPWVDTMTIANIDCNSDINIKVEDGSMCDLLAEPITELSNLSSVKVESDSHLDTTLYSTKEDTTLYSNKEVTETAIFEDSSSIKETDVMKNISENSELMNWIKLARHSWLKNCQFLQECAIRFLCVLSLDRFGDYVSDQVVAPVRETCAQALGVVFKYMHPTSLHETLTILLEMQVNFIPKWEILQGSLLGIKYLVAVRKEILHELLGRVLPACKAGLEDPDDDVRAVAADALIPTAAAIVSLQGQTLNSIVMLLWDILLDLDDLSPSTSSVMNLLAEIYSQDEIIPKMLGSSKDSQEFDLYEVGFIDDSIGGMSMQENPFMLATLAPRLWPFMRHSIASVRYSAIRTLERLLEAGYKRNISDSCSSSFWPSFILGDTLRIVFQNLLLDSNDEILQCSERVWRLLVQSPKEDLEIAARSYMSSWIELASTPYGSVLDATKMFWPVALPRKSHFRAAAKMRAVNLENESHRNIPLESTNGAIPHERIGDDSINPVKIIVGTDVEMSVTRTRVVTATALGIFASMLEEGSTQYVVDPLSSALTSMAGVQRQVASMILISWFKEIKSGGSNENQGTTSSFPNHLRNWLLDLLACSDPTFPTKNSLLPYLELSRTYSKMRGEASQLLHTMESLGMFDNSLSITKPECETLSVDDAISFASKVPALCNDNVGNESVGHLEDMESARQRLLTTSGYLKCVQINLHVSVSALVAAAVVWMLELPAQLNPIILPLMASIRREQEERLQEKAAEALAELIYYCISRKPSPNDKLIKNVCSLTCMDPCETPQAAVIGSMEIIDDQDLLSFGTATNKQKTKGQMIAGGEDRSKVEGFIGRRGSELALKHLCDYFHTKRLLS; from the exons ATGGCTTTGAGGGAAATTTTAACCCATCAAGGAGCTTCTGCTGGAGTATTTATGCCTGACTTGAGCTTCGATGGTGCACAATTTTTTCAATTAGAAGATGAATTTGTATCACATAgaatgaagagagagagagagattgattTGAATATGCAAGGACCAACAGATGAGTTTGAACCAAACATGAAAATGCCGAAGTTTACTGATGTGTCATCTCCATGGGTGGATACAATGACTATTGCCAACATAGATTGTAACTCTGACATCAATATAAAGGTTGAAGATGGTAGTATGTGTGATTTGCTTGCTGAGCCAATTACTGAGTTGTCCAACCTTAGCTCTGTTAAGGTGGAGTCAGATTCTCACCTTGACACTACATTGTATTCAACTAAAGAAGATACTACATTGTATTCAAATAAGGAAGTAACTGAGACAGCCATATTCGAGGACTCCTCCAGCATTAAGGAAACAGATGTGATGAAAAATATATCTGAAAATTCTGAGCTGATGAACTGGATTAAATTGGCTAGGCATTCTTGGCTTAAGAACTGCCAATTTCTTCAAGAATGTGCAATCCGCTTCCTGTGTGTTTTGTCATTAGACCG TTTTGGAGATTATGTATCTGATCAGGTTGTTGCACCAGTGCGGGAAACCTGTGCTCAGGCATTAGGTGTAGTTTTCAAGTACATGCATCCCACTTCACTACATGAAACATTGACTATCTTGCTAGAGATGCAGGTAAATTTCAT ACCAAAATGGGAGATTCTCCAGGGAAGTCTGTTGGGTATCAAATACTTGGTGGCTGTAAGGAAG GAGATTCTTCATGAATTGCTTGGACGTGTTCTCCCCGCATGTAAAGCTGGGCTGGAGGACCCTGATGATGATGTTCGAGCTGTTGCAGCTGATGCTTTGATACCAACAGCAGCTGCAATTGTTAGTCTACAGGGTCAGACATTGAATTCCATAGTGATGTTACTATGGGATATATTACTTGATTTGGATGATTTGAGTCCATCTACCAGCAG TGTGATGAATTTGTTAGCGGAAATTTATTCCCAGGATGAAATAATTCCAAAAATGTTGGGAAGTTCTAAAGACAGCCAAGAATTTGATCTATATGAGGTAGGCTTCATTGATGATAGTATTGGAGGAATGAGTATGCAGGAGAATCCTTTTATGTTAGCAACATTGGCTCCGCGTTTATGGCCATTTATGAGACATAGTATAGCATCAGTCCGTTATTCAGCTATTCGCACTTTG GAGCGACTGCTTGAAGCTGGATATAAAAGAAACATTTCTGACTCTTGTAGTTCTTCATTTTGGCCATCATTTATACTTGGTGATACCCTTAGAATTGTCTTCCAGAATTTACTGTTGGATTCAAATGACGAAATTTTGCAATGTTCTGAGAGAGTTTGGAGACTCCTTGTTCAG TCTCCAAAGGAGGACCTGGAAATTGCTGCAAGGTCATACATGTCTTCTTGGATTGAGCTTGCAAGTACTCCATATGGTTCAGTGTTAGATGCTACAAAAATGTTTTGGCCAGTTGCCCTTCCACGGAAAAGTCATTTTAGAGCAGCAGCTAAAATGAGAGCTGTAAATCTTGAAAACGAATCTCATAGAAACATCCCCTTAGAATCTACAAATGGAGCTATTCCACACGAGAGAATAGGAGATGATTCCATTAATCCTGTTAAGATAATTGTTGGCACTGATGTGGAAATGTCAGTCACTCGTACCCGAGTGGTCACAGCAACAGCATTGGGCATTTTTGCATCTATGTTGGAAGAAGGGTCCACACAATACGTTGTTGATCCATTATCGAGTGCACTGACCTCTATGGCTGGCGTCCAGCGGCAG GTGGCATCTATGATTCTTATTTCTTGGTTCAAAGAGATAAAAAGCGGGGGCTCAAATGAAAATCAAGGAACTACGTCAAGTTTTCCCAATCATCTTAGAAATTGGTTGTTGGACTTGTTGGCATGCTCTGACCCTACATTCCCTACTAAAAATTCGCTTCTACCTTATTTAGAGCTTTCAAGAACCTATTCTAAGATGCGTGGTGAGGCTAGTCAGTTATTACATACTATGGAATCATTGGGTATGTTCGATAACTCGTTATCAATTACAAAGCCTGAATGTGAAACTTTGAGTGTGGATGATGCAATAAGTTTTGCATCCAAAGTTCCAGCCTTGTGTAATGATAATGTTGGGAATGAATCTGTTGGACATCTTGAGGATATGGAGTCAGCAAGACAACGACTTCTTACAACTTCAGGGTATTTGAAATGTGTGCAG ATTAATCTCCACGTTTCAGTCTCTGCCCTTGTTGCTGCAGCAGTTGTTTGGATGTTGGAGCTTCCCGCACAACTTAATCCAATTATCTTGCCTCTAATGGCTTCAATCAGAAGAGAACAG GAGGAGAGATTGCAAGAGAAGGCTGCTGAAGCACTTGCAGAActtatttattattgtatttcGCGTAAGCCTAGCCcaaatgataaattaattaagaaTGTATGTAGTTTAACATGTATGGATCCATGCGAGACACCTCAGGCTGCAGTTATTGGCTCCATGGAAATTATTGATGATCAAGATCTTCTTTCCTTTGGGACTGCCACTAACAAGCAAAAAACAAAGGGTCAGATGATAGCTGGTGGTGAAGACCGGTCGAAGGTCGAGGGCTTCATTGGCAGACGAGGGTCTGAACTTGCATTGAAGCATCTCTGTGACTACTTTCACACCAAGAGACTACTTTCATAA
- the LOC133819162 gene encoding TATA-binding protein-associated factor BTAF1-like isoform X1 produces MLWFTNDMVLNLIGLKSGRYLAELLGERQKLVPFIQILPHCNRLISQVWEVRHGSVMALREILTHQGASAGVFMPDLSFDGAQFFQLEDEFVSHRMKREREIDLNMQGPTDEFEPNMKMPKFTDVSSPWVDTMTIANIDCNSDINIKVEDGSMCDLLAEPITELSNLSSVKVESDSHLDTTLYSTKEDTTLYSNKEVTETAIFEDSSSIKETDVMKNISENSELMNWIKLARHSWLKNCQFLQECAIRFLCVLSLDRFGDYVSDQVVAPVRETCAQALGVVFKYMHPTSLHETLTILLEMQVNFIPKWEILQGSLLGIKYLVAVRKEILHELLGRVLPACKAGLEDPDDDVRAVAADALIPTAAAIVSLQGQTLNSIVMLLWDILLDLDDLSPSTSSVMNLLAEIYSQDEIIPKMLGSSKDSQEFDLYEVGFIDDSIGGMSMQENPFMLATLAPRLWPFMRHSIASVRYSAIRTLERLLEAGYKRNISDSCSSSFWPSFILGDTLRIVFQNLLLDSNDEILQCSERVWRLLVQSPKEDLEIAARSYMSSWIELASTPYGSVLDATKMFWPVALPRKSHFRAAAKMRAVNLENESHRNIPLESTNGAIPHERIGDDSINPVKIIVGTDVEMSVTRTRVVTATALGIFASMLEEGSTQYVVDPLSSALTSMAGVQRQVASMILISWFKEIKSGGSNENQGTTSSFPNHLRNWLLDLLACSDPTFPTKNSLLPYLELSRTYSKMRGEASQLLHTMESLGMFDNSLSITKPECETLSVDDAISFASKVPALCNDNVGNESVGHLEDMESARQRLLTTSGYLKCVQINLHVSVSALVAAAVVWMLELPAQLNPIILPLMASIRREQEERLQEKAAEALAELIYYCISRKPSPNDKLIKNVCSLTCMDPCETPQAAVIGSMEIIDDQDLLSFGTATNKQKTKGQMIAGGEDRSKVEGFIGRRGSELALKHLCDYFHTKRLLS; encoded by the exons ATGCTCTGGTTTACTAATGATATGGTACTTAATTTGATTGGTTTGAAAAGTGGCAGATATTTGGCTGAATTACTGGGAGAAAGGCAGAAGTTGGTGCCATTCATTCAAATTTTGCCTCACTGTaacagacttattagtcaag TCTGGGAAGTTCGGCATGGTAGTGTGATGGCTTTGAGGGAAATTTTAACCCATCAAGGAGCTTCTGCTGGAGTATTTATGCCTGACTTGAGCTTCGATGGTGCACAATTTTTTCAATTAGAAGATGAATTTGTATCACATAgaatgaagagagagagagagattgattTGAATATGCAAGGACCAACAGATGAGTTTGAACCAAACATGAAAATGCCGAAGTTTACTGATGTGTCATCTCCATGGGTGGATACAATGACTATTGCCAACATAGATTGTAACTCTGACATCAATATAAAGGTTGAAGATGGTAGTATGTGTGATTTGCTTGCTGAGCCAATTACTGAGTTGTCCAACCTTAGCTCTGTTAAGGTGGAGTCAGATTCTCACCTTGACACTACATTGTATTCAACTAAAGAAGATACTACATTGTATTCAAATAAGGAAGTAACTGAGACAGCCATATTCGAGGACTCCTCCAGCATTAAGGAAACAGATGTGATGAAAAATATATCTGAAAATTCTGAGCTGATGAACTGGATTAAATTGGCTAGGCATTCTTGGCTTAAGAACTGCCAATTTCTTCAAGAATGTGCAATCCGCTTCCTGTGTGTTTTGTCATTAGACCG TTTTGGAGATTATGTATCTGATCAGGTTGTTGCACCAGTGCGGGAAACCTGTGCTCAGGCATTAGGTGTAGTTTTCAAGTACATGCATCCCACTTCACTACATGAAACATTGACTATCTTGCTAGAGATGCAGGTAAATTTCAT ACCAAAATGGGAGATTCTCCAGGGAAGTCTGTTGGGTATCAAATACTTGGTGGCTGTAAGGAAG GAGATTCTTCATGAATTGCTTGGACGTGTTCTCCCCGCATGTAAAGCTGGGCTGGAGGACCCTGATGATGATGTTCGAGCTGTTGCAGCTGATGCTTTGATACCAACAGCAGCTGCAATTGTTAGTCTACAGGGTCAGACATTGAATTCCATAGTGATGTTACTATGGGATATATTACTTGATTTGGATGATTTGAGTCCATCTACCAGCAG TGTGATGAATTTGTTAGCGGAAATTTATTCCCAGGATGAAATAATTCCAAAAATGTTGGGAAGTTCTAAAGACAGCCAAGAATTTGATCTATATGAGGTAGGCTTCATTGATGATAGTATTGGAGGAATGAGTATGCAGGAGAATCCTTTTATGTTAGCAACATTGGCTCCGCGTTTATGGCCATTTATGAGACATAGTATAGCATCAGTCCGTTATTCAGCTATTCGCACTTTG GAGCGACTGCTTGAAGCTGGATATAAAAGAAACATTTCTGACTCTTGTAGTTCTTCATTTTGGCCATCATTTATACTTGGTGATACCCTTAGAATTGTCTTCCAGAATTTACTGTTGGATTCAAATGACGAAATTTTGCAATGTTCTGAGAGAGTTTGGAGACTCCTTGTTCAG TCTCCAAAGGAGGACCTGGAAATTGCTGCAAGGTCATACATGTCTTCTTGGATTGAGCTTGCAAGTACTCCATATGGTTCAGTGTTAGATGCTACAAAAATGTTTTGGCCAGTTGCCCTTCCACGGAAAAGTCATTTTAGAGCAGCAGCTAAAATGAGAGCTGTAAATCTTGAAAACGAATCTCATAGAAACATCCCCTTAGAATCTACAAATGGAGCTATTCCACACGAGAGAATAGGAGATGATTCCATTAATCCTGTTAAGATAATTGTTGGCACTGATGTGGAAATGTCAGTCACTCGTACCCGAGTGGTCACAGCAACAGCATTGGGCATTTTTGCATCTATGTTGGAAGAAGGGTCCACACAATACGTTGTTGATCCATTATCGAGTGCACTGACCTCTATGGCTGGCGTCCAGCGGCAG GTGGCATCTATGATTCTTATTTCTTGGTTCAAAGAGATAAAAAGCGGGGGCTCAAATGAAAATCAAGGAACTACGTCAAGTTTTCCCAATCATCTTAGAAATTGGTTGTTGGACTTGTTGGCATGCTCTGACCCTACATTCCCTACTAAAAATTCGCTTCTACCTTATTTAGAGCTTTCAAGAACCTATTCTAAGATGCGTGGTGAGGCTAGTCAGTTATTACATACTATGGAATCATTGGGTATGTTCGATAACTCGTTATCAATTACAAAGCCTGAATGTGAAACTTTGAGTGTGGATGATGCAATAAGTTTTGCATCCAAAGTTCCAGCCTTGTGTAATGATAATGTTGGGAATGAATCTGTTGGACATCTTGAGGATATGGAGTCAGCAAGACAACGACTTCTTACAACTTCAGGGTATTTGAAATGTGTGCAG ATTAATCTCCACGTTTCAGTCTCTGCCCTTGTTGCTGCAGCAGTTGTTTGGATGTTGGAGCTTCCCGCACAACTTAATCCAATTATCTTGCCTCTAATGGCTTCAATCAGAAGAGAACAG GAGGAGAGATTGCAAGAGAAGGCTGCTGAAGCACTTGCAGAActtatttattattgtatttcGCGTAAGCCTAGCCcaaatgataaattaattaagaaTGTATGTAGTTTAACATGTATGGATCCATGCGAGACACCTCAGGCTGCAGTTATTGGCTCCATGGAAATTATTGATGATCAAGATCTTCTTTCCTTTGGGACTGCCACTAACAAGCAAAAAACAAAGGGTCAGATGATAGCTGGTGGTGAAGACCGGTCGAAGGTCGAGGGCTTCATTGGCAGACGAGGGTCTGAACTTGCATTGAAGCATCTCTGTGACTACTTTCACACCAAGAGACTACTTTCATAA